From a region of the Salinispira pacifica genome:
- a CDS encoding queuosine precursor transporter gives MLLHNELLWLVLLLVNFGSILLLYRFFGRVGLFVWIPIAAILANIQVLKTIDLFGIPATLGNIVYATSFLVTDIMSENYGKKTARNAVFFGFFTLIVTTFLMNLAIWFEPNSFDIAQSHIEAIFGFFPALVFASLLAFGVSQLHDIWSYNFWKQRKPEIKFIWLRNNLSTMVSQLLDSLIFTLVATLFGVFPWEEFLLLFLSTYVLKFLVAILDTPFLYAASIMKRKGKIQELEERY, from the coding sequence ATGTTATTACACAACGAATTACTGTGGCTTGTTCTGCTGCTTGTAAATTTCGGGTCAATTCTGCTGCTGTACCGGTTTTTCGGCCGGGTGGGGCTCTTCGTCTGGATTCCCATAGCTGCCATCCTGGCGAACATTCAGGTGTTGAAAACCATCGACCTGTTCGGCATACCGGCAACCCTTGGGAACATCGTGTACGCCACCAGCTTTCTGGTGACGGACATCATGAGCGAAAACTACGGCAAGAAAACCGCCCGGAACGCAGTGTTTTTCGGCTTTTTCACCCTCATTGTCACAACCTTTCTCATGAATCTGGCCATCTGGTTCGAACCCAACAGTTTCGATATCGCCCAGAGTCATATTGAAGCCATATTCGGCTTTTTCCCGGCCCTGGTCTTTGCAAGTCTTCTGGCTTTCGGGGTAAGCCAGCTTCACGATATCTGGTCCTACAATTTCTGGAAACAGCGGAAGCCGGAAATCAAGTTTATCTGGCTGCGGAACAACCTGAGTACCATGGTAAGCCAGCTGCTGGACAGTCTGATTTTCACCCTGGTGGCAACCCTCTTCGGAGTATTTCCATGGGAGGAGTTCCTGCTGCTTTTTCTCTCCACATATGTGCTGAAATTCCTGGTAGCCATTCTGGACACCCCGTTTCTCTATGCAGCATCTATTATGAAGCGTAAGGGGAAAATCCAGGAACTGGAAGAACGGTACTGA
- a CDS encoding type II toxin-antitoxin system RelE/ParE family toxin, giving the protein MVRKMEKDLWEIRTTLSNRKCRVFFTVWESYLILLHGFIKKDQKTPKEDLSIARKRRDDVLGGDKK; this is encoded by the coding sequence TTGGTTCGTAAAATGGAGAAAGATTTATGGGAAATCAGAACTACTCTCTCTAATAGGAAATGCAGGGTGTTTTTCACTGTTTGGGAGTCTTATTTGATTCTTCTACATGGTTTTATTAAGAAAGATCAAAAAACACCGAAAGAAGATTTGTCTATTGCAAGGAAACGTAGAGACGATGTCCTTGGTGGAGATAAAAAATGA
- a CDS encoding helix-turn-helix domain-containing protein, which translates to MKNEYIGSSFSSFLEEDGIKEDVNAGAVKLIIAYQLQEELKEKHMTKTELAQLLETSRAAVNRLLDPNNDAVTLHTLKKAATLLGKHIRLELV; encoded by the coding sequence ATGAAAAACGAATATATTGGTAGTTCTTTTAGCTCTTTTCTGGAAGAAGATGGTATTAAAGAAGATGTAAATGCTGGAGCCGTAAAACTTATCATCGCCTATCAACTTCAGGAAGAACTGAAAGAAAAGCATATGACCAAAACCGAGTTAGCCCAATTACTTGAAACATCCAGGGCAGCAGTCAATCGTTTATTGGATCCCAATAATGATGCGGTTACCCTCCATACGTTGAAGAAAGCTGCGACATTACTTGGAAAGCATATCCGTTTAGAACTTGTATAG
- a CDS encoding transposase produces MFRKNEGHKQQRMFTSVDQLPETARKHLEQSWAQVFYHEYFCRINEEVFSVLYSDKHSRPNTPINILVGFETLKSGFGLSDERLYDHFMFDLKFRYALGLKDFDEGNFELRTIYNFRSAVSAYEEEHRVNLIHKASEQITDEQLKQFQIKTGLQRMDSTMVQSNIRKMSRLQLLVEIIHRFYRMLSEEEQKAYEQLFARYVKEDSLHYCCRVKRDEMDGRLEQLGKDLSTMLECFEDVHGDEKAYQQAFRVFGEHFRFEQESIVVRESKELGGSTLQSPDDEEATFRTKSRESSRGYGANITETCDEDNNLQLISRVSVAPNITDDQQFLAEDIENLKEREGIDEVYTDAGYTGEAAAKATATYQVSQHVSAIKGRKKEKTRVGLEDFTVTRTSEGKVTAIICPNGQGGELRESKKAADRYTAGFSADGCQACPFVNQCPAKRLKKRPSYVLHFTATDLRVAATRKQVAETGKEITNKRASIESTVRSVIHPFGGHLCKLPVRGRHRVTTMMVLSAMMVNIRRIRGYLFPEDGSKPIPDGYALC; encoded by the coding sequence ATGTTTCGAAAGAACGAAGGACATAAGCAGCAGAGAATGTTTACATCGGTGGACCAACTTCCTGAGACTGCAAGAAAACACCTTGAACAGTCCTGGGCACAGGTTTTCTACCATGAATATTTCTGCAGGATTAACGAGGAGGTCTTCTCCGTTCTCTACAGTGATAAGCATTCACGGCCCAACACGCCTATCAATATTCTGGTAGGCTTTGAAACCCTCAAATCCGGATTCGGCTTAAGTGACGAGCGACTCTATGATCATTTCATGTTTGATCTGAAGTTCCGCTACGCCCTGGGCTTGAAGGACTTTGACGAAGGAAACTTTGAGCTGCGTACTATCTACAACTTCCGCTCAGCGGTGAGTGCCTATGAAGAGGAACACAGGGTTAATCTGATTCACAAGGCAAGTGAACAGATAACCGACGAGCAATTGAAACAGTTTCAGATAAAAACCGGCCTACAGCGGATGGATTCAACCATGGTGCAGAGTAACATCCGCAAGATGAGCCGTCTGCAGCTGTTGGTAGAAATCATCCATCGCTTTTACCGTATGCTCAGTGAAGAAGAACAGAAAGCGTATGAGCAGCTGTTTGCCAGGTATGTGAAAGAAGACTCCCTGCACTATTGCTGCCGGGTGAAACGGGACGAGATGGACGGGCGACTTGAGCAGCTTGGAAAAGATCTATCGACTATGCTGGAATGTTTTGAAGACGTGCACGGAGATGAAAAAGCGTACCAGCAGGCCTTCAGGGTTTTTGGTGAACACTTTCGTTTTGAACAGGAATCTATCGTTGTGCGAGAAAGTAAAGAACTCGGTGGTAGCACCTTGCAGTCTCCTGATGATGAAGAGGCCACCTTCAGGACGAAAAGCAGAGAAAGCTCCCGGGGGTATGGTGCAAATATCACGGAAACTTGCGATGAAGATAATAATCTCCAACTCATCAGCAGGGTAAGTGTGGCGCCAAACATAACCGATGACCAGCAATTTCTGGCCGAAGATATTGAGAACCTGAAAGAGCGGGAGGGAATCGATGAAGTGTATACCGATGCGGGGTATACGGGAGAGGCGGCAGCCAAGGCAACAGCAACATATCAGGTAAGCCAGCACGTGAGTGCCATCAAGGGAAGGAAAAAAGAGAAGACGAGAGTGGGCCTGGAAGATTTCACCGTCACTCGAACCAGTGAAGGAAAGGTGACTGCTATCATCTGTCCAAATGGCCAGGGCGGGGAGCTGCGGGAAAGTAAAAAAGCAGCAGACCGCTATACCGCCGGGTTTTCTGCCGACGGCTGTCAGGCTTGCCCCTTTGTCAACCAGTGCCCGGCAAAGCGGCTGAAAAAGCGACCAAGTTATGTTCTTCATTTTACTGCGACCGATTTGCGGGTTGCCGCCACCAGGAAGCAGGTAGCAGAAACAGGAAAAGAGATTACCAATAAGCGGGCATCAATAGAGAGTACCGTTCGAAGTGTTATTCACCCCTTTGGTGGCCATCTCTGTAAACTACCAGTGCGGGGCAGGCATCGGGTTACCACCATGATGGTCTTGAGTGCCATGATGGTTAACATTCGCAGAATCAGGGGATACCTGTTTCCCGAAGATGGGTCAAAACCAATTCCGGATGGATATGCACTCTGTTAG
- a CDS encoding RHS repeat-associated core domain-containing protein: MERTRDNAVELPFRFTGKEFDEETNLYYYGARYMDPRTSRWISSDPAGAMLASPMGSDGKPRQNFSIIESLNHYSYVSNNPVKYVDPTGFKLMPVNTGLLMSSASANSTLGGSEELISNVGCVLTAYTRIASAIAGNEISLERANSVAIKLGLFSGENQNLLSVAAGAELISALTGKEIGYGSYVGPEQTLQINANYLSEMDRENYVTGRLNTESADGSQEYGHTVNITESLDVGDYIMGIDQQPIDDTSPTNREAVGAERDEELIRVDYFYVQE, from the coding sequence ATTGAACGCACCCGTGACAACGCCGTAGAACTTCCGTTCCGGTTCACTGGAAAAGAGTTCGATGAAGAAACCAACCTCTACTATTACGGTGCGCGGTATATGGATCCGCGGACCAGCAGGTGGATATCGAGTGATCCGGCAGGGGCGATGTTGGCCAGTCCTATGGGGAGTGATGGCAAACCGCGGCAGAACTTCAGCATTATTGAGTCGTTGAATCATTATAGTTATGTGTCGAATAATCCGGTGAAGTATGTGGATCCTACGGGATTTAAACTTATGCCAGTCAACACTGGGCTTTTGATGTCTAGTGCATCTGCTAACTCTACTCTTGGTGGGTCAGAGGAGCTCATCAGTAATGTTGGGTGTGTTTTAACCGCCTATACAAGAATTGCTAGTGCGATAGCGGGAAACGAGATTTCTTTAGAACGTGCAAACAGTGTTGCGATAAAGCTAGGTTTATTTTCGGGAGAAAACCAAAATTTGCTAAGTGTTGCAGCCGGTGCGGAATTAATTAGTGCTCTGACAGGGAAAGAAATTGGTTATGGCTCATATGTAGGTCCTGAGCAAACTTTGCAAATAAATGCAAATTATTTGAGCGAAATGGATCGTGAGAACTACGTTACAGGAAGGTTAAATACAGAATCTGCAGACGGAAGCCAAGAGTATGGTCATACAGTAAATATCACAGAATCTCTTGATGTTGGAGACTACATCATGGGAATAGATCAACAACCTATTGATGATACTAGCCCTACAAACAGAGAAGCTGTAGGTGCTGAAAGAGATGAGGAGCTCATACGTGTGGACTATTTTTATGTTCAGGAATAA
- a CDS encoding RHS repeat domain-containing protein has product MVQKTTSVLRQQGRVIKYTYDGFNRMVEIDYPFSQDVSLTYGQPGSTDNTAGRLLSRTDQSGTVSFSYGLLGEQTGKTQTLNRMALNAEEKTVSFSYTSDYLGRMQEIIYPTGEIVRYGYDEGGQVTSVTGERNSLVTEYVQDIGYDEYGQRVYIKYGNGVETEYSYDPERRWLESVHTVKGLEKYQDMNYSFDSVGNVTQMTNEAGRYSTTQNYGYDGLYQLTSAEGNYTSKPHGYTEYTGTYRQQFSYDTLGNIISKISNSSVNPSQSQAIGAQLNYSLDYSYYENAPNQAEIIGNSYYQYDANGNLIMEREGGHGNIETGSAYGVQELEDGVNATGYGWGLDRSEEADKDDVYQRTYRWNEENRLMAVESPEALTEFRYNADGERTHKKSGTFEETLYFDSMFSATTDIDVSDLRLSLHIYLGETRIATRLKMEDSFDYDTVYEQYNTYYYHSDHLGSAQLVTDYEGEEYEHIEYTPGCMPEQVPKAPARALWRAMD; this is encoded by the coding sequence ATGGTCCAAAAAACCACCTCAGTACTCCGCCAACAGGGAAGGGTAATCAAATACACCTACGACGGCTTCAACAGAATGGTGGAAATCGACTACCCCTTCAGCCAAGACGTAAGTCTCACCTACGGTCAGCCGGGTTCAACAGACAACACAGCTGGCAGGCTGCTAAGCAGAACCGACCAATCAGGTACAGTCAGCTTCAGCTACGGTCTGCTGGGCGAACAAACCGGCAAAACCCAAACCCTCAACCGCATGGCCCTCAATGCGGAAGAAAAAACCGTCTCCTTCTCCTATACCTCCGACTACCTGGGACGGATGCAGGAAATCATCTACCCCACCGGAGAAATTGTCCGCTACGGGTATGATGAAGGAGGTCAAGTAACCTCAGTTACCGGAGAACGCAACAGCCTGGTTACCGAGTATGTACAGGACATCGGCTACGATGAATACGGTCAGCGAGTCTACATCAAATACGGAAACGGTGTGGAAACCGAATACAGCTACGACCCCGAACGCCGCTGGCTGGAAAGCGTACATACCGTCAAAGGACTGGAAAAATACCAGGACATGAACTACAGCTTTGACTCTGTGGGCAACGTCACCCAAATGACCAACGAGGCAGGACGCTACAGCACCACCCAAAACTATGGGTACGATGGACTATATCAGCTCACCTCAGCCGAAGGTAACTATACATCCAAGCCCCACGGATACACAGAGTACACCGGCACCTACCGCCAGCAATTCAGCTACGATACTCTGGGTAACATCATCTCCAAAATCAGCAACTCCAGTGTAAACCCCTCCCAAAGCCAGGCAATCGGAGCGCAGCTCAACTACAGCCTCGATTACTCTTACTATGAAAATGCCCCCAACCAGGCAGAAATCATCGGGAATAGCTATTATCAGTACGATGCGAATGGAAACCTCATCATGGAACGAGAAGGAGGCCACGGAAACATCGAAACCGGCAGTGCATACGGGGTACAGGAACTGGAAGACGGAGTAAACGCCACAGGCTACGGCTGGGGTCTGGATCGAAGCGAAGAAGCCGATAAAGACGACGTGTATCAGCGGACCTACCGCTGGAACGAAGAAAACCGCCTCATGGCCGTTGAATCTCCCGAAGCCTTAACCGAATTCCGTTACAATGCCGATGGAGAGAGAACCCACAAAAAAAGCGGAACCTTCGAAGAAACCCTCTACTTCGACTCCATGTTCAGCGCCACAACCGACATAGACGTCTCTGACCTGCGCTTAAGCCTGCACATATATCTGGGAGAAACCCGCATTGCCACCCGGTTGAAAATGGAAGACTCCTTTGATTATGATACCGTCTATGAACAGTACAACACCTATTATTATCATTCCGATCATCTGGGCAGTGCCCAGCTGGTCACCGATTATGAGGGGGAAGAATACGAGCACATAGAATACACACCCGGCTGCATGCCCGAGCAGGTGCCGAAGGCACCGGCCAGGGCCCTATGGAGAGCTATGGATTGA
- a CDS encoding YegP family protein: MKKEYDFSQAVRGKFYRRDSQAKIVVHLNKNPKHPRFEVYEDDGGFFHFRLQDDRHTVFSSQSFESKESCLKALTELKQNSIIAPTVFAS, translated from the coding sequence ATGAAGAAAGAATACGACTTTTCACAGGCAGTTCGCGGCAAGTTTTATCGACGAGATTCTCAAGCTAAAATTGTCGTCCATCTCAACAAGAATCCCAAACATCCTCGGTTTGAGGTCTATGAGGATGATGGCGGGTTCTTCCACTTTCGTCTGCAGGACGACAGGCATACGGTTTTTTCCAGCCAATCCTTCGAATCCAAGGAATCCTGCCTCAAAGCCCTTACTGAACTTAAACAGAATTCCATCATTGCGCCGACGGTGTTTGCATCCTGA
- a CDS encoding RHS repeat-associated core domain-containing protein, with the protein MIFTDVGDIQAEVCWYDAENGRFVSEDPVRDGVNWYAYVGNDPVNFVDPLGLDAVAESDSGSGPQATMVPIVGAGATVVVGGGVEIAALWDTEGNIGVAITGQVGVGVEADIDLPDVAGLIAGVFSTAASDAMGVTTIDGVIQDFQGPVSTAEVHVILGASQDLKNPSDTDLSIDLAVGGGAYTGYTVVIELIDGDGK; encoded by the coding sequence CTGATATTCACGGATGTTGGGGACATCCAGGCTGAGGTCTGTTGGTATGATGCAGAGAACGGGCGGTTTGTGAGCGAGGATCCGGTGCGAGACGGCGTAAACTGGTATGCGTATGTGGGGAATGATCCGGTGAACTTTGTTGATCCGCTGGGGTTGGATGCAGTAGCTGAGAGTGATTCTGGAAGTGGCCCTCAAGCAACAATGGTACCCATAGTAGGTGCAGGAGCGACTGTTGTAGTTGGGGGAGGCGTAGAAATAGCTGCATTATGGGACACTGAAGGAAATATAGGTGTTGCAATCACTGGTCAGGTCGGTGTTGGAGTCGAAGCTGATATTGATCTTCCCGATGTTGCAGGGTTGATAGCCGGTGTTTTCAGCACTGCAGCTTCAGATGCGATGGGAGTCACAACAATTGATGGTGTTATTCAAGATTTTCAAGGTCCCGTAAGCACCGCAGAAGTCCATGTTATCCTCGGGGCATCTCAAGATTTAAAGAATCCCTCGGATACAGATTTATCAATAGATCTTGCTGTCGGTGGCGGAGCTTATACTGGGTATACAGTAGTGATTGAACTTATTGATGGAGACGGAAAATGA
- a CDS encoding ABC transporter permease, producing the protein MDIIIQIFPYAIAYTIPLLITALGGLFSERSGVVNIGLEGLMIIGSFASAFTIRVLESSMGGSAIWIGLVAAMIAGAAFSMLHAFASVSLNANQIISGTAINMIAAAVTVFFARNMLGSGNIQIINNLSRFDIPVLSRIPLIGPLFFTNSYATTWLVLAILAGAYYVLYYTPPGLRLRACGDHPHAADAAGINVRLTRYLGVGFSGAFAGLGGGIMIVTYSGQFTGTVAGLGFLSLASLIFGQWKPLGILGSTFFFGFATTMANVSQVIPELAVFPLVLLKSFPYFATLVALVIFSKSSQAPKAIGEPFQQDKR; encoded by the coding sequence ATGGACATCATCATTCAGATATTTCCCTACGCCATCGCATACACAATTCCTCTGCTCATCACCGCCCTGGGCGGACTGTTCAGCGAACGCTCAGGGGTAGTCAACATCGGTCTTGAAGGGCTCATGATCATCGGTTCCTTCGCCAGCGCGTTCACCATCCGGGTTCTGGAATCCAGCATGGGGGGAAGCGCCATCTGGATCGGCCTGGTTGCCGCCATGATCGCCGGAGCTGCATTCTCCATGCTCCATGCCTTCGCATCGGTATCTCTCAACGCGAACCAGATCATCTCCGGTACGGCAATAAACATGATCGCAGCGGCTGTTACCGTATTCTTTGCCCGGAACATGCTGGGAAGCGGTAACATTCAGATTATCAACAACCTCTCCCGTTTCGACATACCCGTACTTAGCAGGATACCCCTCATCGGACCCCTGTTCTTCACCAACAGCTACGCCACAACCTGGCTGGTTCTCGCCATTCTGGCCGGAGCCTACTACGTGCTCTACTACACACCGCCGGGTCTGCGCCTGCGGGCCTGCGGGGACCATCCACATGCAGCCGATGCAGCGGGGATTAATGTTCGCCTGACCCGGTATCTGGGAGTGGGATTCTCCGGCGCCTTCGCCGGTCTGGGCGGAGGAATAATGATCGTTACATACTCCGGTCAGTTCACCGGAACTGTAGCAGGGCTGGGCTTCCTCTCTCTGGCCTCCCTCATATTCGGTCAATGGAAACCCTTGGGGATTCTGGGCTCCACCTTCTTCTTCGGCTTCGCCACCACAATGGCTAACGTAAGCCAGGTAATTCCTGAGCTGGCGGTATTCCCTCTGGTGCTTCTCAAAAGCTTCCCGTACTTCGCAACCCTGGTGGCACTGGTCATCTTTTCCAAGTCCTCCCAGGCTCCCAAAGCAATCGGCGAACCATTCCAACAGGATAAACGCTGA
- a CDS encoding ABC transporter permease, with protein sequence MAIAFGLIIGAILILITGSNPISAYWSLFRGGLMNTKRFANTLANGTTLMLTGLSVAFAFRTGLFNIGASGQMLIGGLMATMLGLTLDLPKPLLLPIMFTASMLGGALWGFVPGLLKAKFNVHEVVATIMMNFIALWVTYYTIQGGFTAEQETQSAKLPFQASLQTEWLTSLTDRSFLNLGLFIAIIIVIIIGVIINKTVLGYQLKAAGYNRFASEYAGMNVNRNIVLSMVIAGALAGLAGFTYYAGYSSHMEIGKLPTQGFDGIAVALLGANTAVGALLSAIFFGLLQNGKGFMQSMTAVPPEIGDIIIGVIIYGSATSILFDRMLNSFRRKGKEE encoded by the coding sequence ATGGCCATAGCCTTCGGTCTGATAATCGGTGCGATTCTCATATTAATAACAGGAAGCAATCCCATCTCCGCATACTGGTCTCTCTTCCGGGGCGGACTGATGAATACCAAACGCTTTGCCAACACTCTGGCAAACGGCACCACCCTCATGCTCACCGGTCTCTCGGTGGCCTTCGCTTTCCGTACCGGACTGTTCAACATCGGTGCGTCAGGTCAGATGCTCATCGGCGGCCTCATGGCCACCATGCTGGGTTTGACCCTGGATCTGCCCAAGCCCCTGCTTCTGCCGATCATGTTCACTGCGTCCATGCTGGGAGGTGCTCTCTGGGGCTTCGTTCCCGGACTGCTGAAGGCAAAGTTCAATGTGCATGAAGTTGTGGCCACCATTATGATGAACTTCATTGCCCTCTGGGTGACCTATTACACCATCCAGGGCGGGTTCACCGCCGAACAGGAAACCCAGTCGGCCAAACTGCCCTTTCAGGCCAGCCTTCAAACCGAGTGGCTCACCAGCCTTACCGACAGATCATTTTTGAACCTGGGGCTGTTTATTGCCATCATCATCGTGATCATCATCGGGGTAATTATCAACAAAACCGTGCTGGGGTATCAGCTGAAAGCCGCCGGATACAACCGCTTCGCCTCCGAGTACGCGGGCATGAACGTGAACCGGAACATCGTTCTCTCCATGGTGATTGCCGGAGCCCTGGCCGGGCTTGCAGGCTTCACCTACTACGCCGGATACTCAAGCCACATGGAAATCGGGAAGCTTCCCACCCAGGGATTCGACGGTATCGCCGTAGCCCTTCTGGGAGCTAACACCGCCGTGGGAGCGCTGCTCTCTGCCATCTTCTTCGGTCTGCTGCAGAACGGAAAAGGCTTCATGCAGTCTATGACCGCCGTACCCCCGGAAATCGGCGACATTATTATCGGTGTGATCATCTACGGTTCGGCGACCAGCATTCTATTCGACAGGATGCTCAACTCATTCCGCCGGAAAGGGAAGGAGGAATAA
- a CDS encoding ABC transporter ATP-binding protein: protein MSTIIEMQNIRKEFPGIVANDDISLTLEQGEVHALLGENGAGKSTLMSILFGLYQPDKGRIMVRGKEVDIRNPTQANNLGIGMVHQHFKLVHNFTVTENIILGMEPMNGGVIDRKGAAEKIAKLSKHYGLNVDPHAKIEDISVGMQQRVEILKMLYRDAEVLIFDEPTAVLTPQEIRDLMKIMRNLLNEGKSIILITHKLKEIKEVADRCTVIRRGKVIGTVGVGETSEAEMARMMVGREVSFHVDKEEQKRGELTLSVKDLVVEGNRGDDAVKKFSFDLYNGEILGIAGVDGNGQTELVEALTGLRPVKSGTIDLDGVDITHKSIKGRFEAGLAHIPEDRQKRGLVLDYSIQENMILEIHEQEPYSRHGFLQFDEIRKHADKLIQEFDVRSGEGAIAKARALSGGNQQKAIVGREISHDPNLLIAVQPTRGLDVGSIEYIHKRLVEQRDSGKAVLLVSLELDEILDLADRIVVINHGQKVGEVITSETDENEVGLMMAGIEKGA, encoded by the coding sequence ATGAGTACAATAATTGAAATGCAGAATATCCGGAAGGAATTTCCGGGAATAGTTGCAAATGACGATATATCACTGACCCTGGAGCAGGGGGAAGTGCACGCACTGCTTGGTGAAAACGGTGCGGGTAAATCCACTCTGATGAGCATTCTCTTCGGTCTGTATCAGCCTGACAAGGGCAGAATTATGGTCCGGGGCAAGGAAGTTGATATCCGCAACCCGACTCAGGCGAATAATCTCGGTATTGGTATGGTTCATCAGCACTTCAAGCTGGTGCATAACTTTACCGTGACAGAGAATATTATTCTGGGTATGGAGCCCATGAACGGCGGGGTAATCGACCGGAAAGGGGCTGCGGAAAAGATTGCAAAACTTTCCAAGCATTACGGATTGAATGTCGATCCTCATGCGAAAATTGAAGATATATCTGTGGGAATGCAGCAGCGGGTGGAAATTCTGAAGATGCTCTACCGGGATGCGGAAGTGCTGATTTTTGACGAACCCACTGCAGTTCTCACCCCCCAGGAGATCCGGGATCTCATGAAGATTATGCGGAATCTCCTGAATGAAGGCAAATCCATTATACTCATCACCCATAAACTCAAGGAGATCAAGGAAGTGGCGGACCGCTGCACGGTTATCCGGCGGGGAAAGGTGATCGGAACCGTGGGTGTGGGTGAAACCAGCGAAGCAGAAATGGCCAGAATGATGGTCGGCCGGGAAGTCTCGTTCCACGTGGACAAGGAAGAGCAGAAGCGGGGAGAACTCACCCTCTCTGTGAAAGATCTGGTGGTGGAAGGCAACCGGGGCGACGATGCGGTGAAAAAGTTCAGCTTCGATTTATATAACGGTGAAATCCTGGGCATTGCAGGGGTGGACGGCAACGGTCAGACCGAGCTGGTTGAAGCCCTTACAGGTCTGCGGCCGGTAAAATCGGGAACCATCGATCTCGACGGTGTGGATATCACCCATAAATCCATTAAAGGAAGGTTCGAAGCCGGGCTGGCGCATATCCCTGAAGACCGGCAGAAACGCGGACTGGTCCTTGACTACTCAATTCAGGAAAACATGATCCTGGAGATCCACGAGCAGGAGCCCTATTCACGTCACGGGTTTCTTCAGTTTGATGAAATCCGGAAGCACGCCGACAAGCTGATTCAGGAATTCGATGTGCGTTCCGGTGAAGGTGCCATTGCCAAAGCCCGGGCGCTCTCCGGCGGTAACCAGCAGAAAGCAATTGTGGGTCGGGAAATCAGTCACGATCCCAACCTGCTTATTGCAGTGCAGCCCACCCGGGGTCTTGATGTGGGATCAATCGAGTACATTCATAAACGGCTCGTGGAACAGCGGGACAGCGGTAAGGCGGTTCTGCTTGTGAGCCTTGAACTGGACGAAATATTGGACCTGGCCGACCGCATCGTGGTAATCAACCACGGTCAGAAAGTAGGCGAGGTGATCACCAGTGAAACCGATGAAAACGAAGTCGGCCTTATGATGGCCGGCATTGAAAAAGGAGCCTGA
- a CDS encoding BMP family lipoprotein has product MKKIALLLMVLLLSMAVFAEGSQEGAQTKVGMVTDAGTIDDKSFNQGTWEGIQMAAEDFDLDIKYLKPVGTTEADYILEISNLYDAGYKFIVTPGFKFETAIYQAQSEYPDARFVLIDGSPHPGDFNVEVADNTVSIFFAEHEAGFMAGVATALQLEEGEAGFIGGMEIPPVQKFNWGFQQGVTYANENLGTNITLNAENVLYQGSFDNVAAGQQIAAQMYEKGVDAIFCAAGGVGVGAINEAKSRARSGEDVWVVGVDVDQYADGIYEGDNSIILTSAVKKIDQAAYDMIEAHLNGEFPGGQILTLDSTNNGVGIPAENPNLDADVQAQVDEVFAQVMDGSIVVSAEQGNLIK; this is encoded by the coding sequence GTGAAAAAAATTGCACTTTTACTTATGGTTCTCCTCCTGAGCATGGCGGTTTTCGCCGAAGGATCTCAGGAAGGAGCACAGACGAAGGTTGGTATGGTTACAGACGCCGGTACCATTGACGATAAGTCCTTCAACCAGGGAACCTGGGAAGGTATCCAGATGGCGGCGGAAGATTTTGATCTTGATATCAAGTATCTCAAGCCCGTGGGAACCACTGAAGCGGACTACATTCTTGAAATCAGCAATCTTTACGATGCCGGTTACAAGTTTATCGTAACTCCCGGTTTCAAGTTTGAGACTGCGATCTATCAGGCTCAGAGCGAATACCCCGATGCACGTTTCGTGCTTATCGACGGAAGTCCCCACCCCGGAGATTTCAATGTTGAAGTTGCCGACAACACCGTTTCCATTTTCTTCGCAGAACATGAAGCCGGTTTTATGGCAGGGGTTGCCACAGCGCTGCAGCTTGAAGAAGGCGAAGCAGGCTTCATCGGCGGAATGGAAATTCCCCCGGTACAGAAGTTCAACTGGGGTTTCCAGCAGGGTGTAACCTATGCAAATGAAAACCTGGGCACAAACATCACTCTGAATGCAGAAAACGTTCTGTACCAGGGATCTTTCGACAATGTTGCAGCAGGTCAGCAGATCGCCGCTCAGATGTACGAAAAGGGTGTTGATGCTATCTTCTGTGCAGCAGGCGGTGTGGGCGTTGGCGCCATCAACGAAGCCAAGAGCCGTGCACGCTCTGGCGAAGATGTATGGGTTGTGGGTGTTGACGTAGACCAGTATGCCGACGGAATCTATGAGGGTGACAACTCAATTATTCTCACTTCTGCAGTGAAGAAAATTGATCAGGCTGCCTACGACATGATCGAAGCACACCTGAACGGTGAGTTCCCCGGCGGTCAGATTCTTACTCTTGATTCCACCAATAACGGTGTAGGTATCCCCGCAGAAAACCCCAATCTGGATGCTGATGTACAGGCACAGGTTGATGAAGTTTTCGCTCAGGTTATGGACGGCAGCATTGTCGTAAGTGCTGAGCAGGGTAATCTCATCAAGTAA